Below is a genomic region from Phalacrocorax carbo chromosome 10, bPhaCar2.1, whole genome shotgun sequence.
CATACTTATGAGTTCCAAAAGATACCCACCAAAccctatttaatattttaaaaacagtggcGGTTTTGGTATTTCCATTACCAGCCTTGTGTGTTGCGCCGGGAGTATCCATTTCCTATAACTACAAAATTAACTATGAAAGTTCTCTTGTTGGTTTTTAGaaactggaggaggaaaaaggcaaaaaggagaaagaaagacaggaaattGAAAAAGAAcgcagagaaagagaaagggaacgGGAGCGTGAACGAGAAAGGAGGGAGCGTGAAAGAGAGAGGGAGCGTGAAcgagagaaggagaaggaacGGGAGCGTGAACGAGAGCGAGATAGGGATCGTGACCGAACTAAGGACCGAGACAGAGACCGCGAACGGGACCGAGATCGCGACAGAGATCGTGAAAGGAGTTCAGATCGCAACAAGGATCGGAGCAGATCAAGGTAAATGCATTTGACTTGCTATTTACTTCAGTTTTTGCTAGTGCTGTTTACTAAGTGCCTGTAGTTAGCAGAATAGCTGCTGTTGGAGAGAGAATGGCCCATTTGGAAGATCAGACTAAAAACAGGAAAtcaaaattttagaaaaatgttgTATTTACACAAATTGTAATAATACTTGATTCCCTCCACAGCACAGGAGTATAAGGACTGCAATACACAGTAAGCAACCACCCAACCATGACTTAACCGTACTGGTTTTATATCCAGTCcctcatatttttttcatgggTAGCTTTATTCCTACTTGAGGTTATCTTTTAGcttaacaaaggaaaaagtaaaacctACTTAATGCggaggttttttgggggggtggttggttttttgttgtggtttgtgtgttatgtttttttggtttgttgggctcttttttttttttttgtaataaaagcaAGGGGATTAATCTTTCCGTCTTAAACTGTTGCTAATCATATCAGGCTGTAgatgttgcttttttccctcttcaccATAGAAGAAAATAGCTGTTTTGCTTACATTGTATCAGTAGGGTTCAAGTTGTCTGTAAACCATGTAAACATGAAGGATTTAAGCATACCCTTTATTTGGGGGCATTTCAGCTGTCACTTACCTATGGAGAGCTACTAAGACAGTCTGATAAGAATTGCCACATGCTCAAACTTAGTTTCTGTAAATACCACTATTTAAGGGTTAGTGCTTAAACAACTACTTCTCGGTAAATGGGGTTTTGCATATATTAGAAGTATTGATTTATGCCCATTGCTATATCAGCTAATCATCTGCAGAAGAATAATAACTTGCAAGATGCTAGAAATAGTGCATTATGCATTATAAGTTAAATCATTTGAGTGGAGAGGAAGGCTCTGTACTTAACTTTGGactctctccttccttcagagaaaaaagcagagacagGGAAAGGGAACGAGAACGGGAGCGGGAAAGGGAACGAGAAcgagagagggaaagagaacgCGAGCGGGAGCGGGAAAGAGAACGCGAGCGGGAACGAGAACGGGAGAAGGATAAGAAGAGAGACCGagaagaagatgaagaagatGCCTACGAACGCCGAAAACTAGAGAGGAAACTGCGGGAAAAAGAAGCAGCGTATCAAGAGGTAGGTTGGGATTTTTAAggtttcttaaggaaaaaattgtttcttgaGGGGTTATAATAAGTCTTCTCATATAAAATACATcattccttctctctccttcgCCTAAACATAGTTTTAATTCTTTGACCGTATGAATTGGGGCAGAATATGTCAGTTGCTGTCAGAGTGACTTTGGACTCTCATTGTgccatttaaaattataaataaataatttgcttaattttaatgcagctggttttaaaaaataatccaaactaACTTCAAAGTAGTAACACGGTTCTTAACGTTCTTGAGATTGGAgtatgtgttttttcttctattgtAGCGTCTTAAAAACTGGGAAATCAGAGAACGGAAGAAAAGTCGAGAATATGAAAAAGaggctgaaagggaagaagaaagaagaagggaAATGGTAAGACTTATAGTTTTACTTGCAATTTTCCCCCCTTATTCTTTGTGTCCCATTTAGAATGGAACGTTCTACTGCTGTCTTTACGGATAGTGATAGAACTCTCATTTTATATAAGCACCgtgcaggtttttttatttaaaaaaaaaagttattagaCATCTTCTGTTTGAAGTCTATTAAGTGGGAGTACTATTGAGAGTCTGGAAAATGAAGCGTAGTGGCTTGGTCTTGCACAGGCAAAAGAATGAGAAGTAGGCAGCTGCAAAATACTGTGGTTTGATCATCATGCAGTATTATATCTGTAACCTGTATTTCTGTCGGATTTGCAGCAAAATCTACCAAGTCATGCAGGTTGAACTTGAGCAGTCTTTTTACTTCCAACCTGCTCGTGTACTTGAACATATGATATAATATTCTATAATGCATCTAAGTACCTTGTAAATTTTTGTCTTTAGTTCATTAATCGTGAAATTATCACAGTTATCAACGTAACGCTTGGAAGTTCTGTCCAGAAAGACACCTTGGAAGATGGATACTTCTGTAATCTCATAGTTTTGTGCTAAAGcataaaaaagttatttaaattatgTCATATAATAATTTTCCCAGAGAAGGAGAGGAGATATGAGAGAGTTCTAAGTAGGAGATAGATTGGGAAttgcttcaaagaaaaatatgcaaagagaaacagaaaattagaaaacacatttttttacgTGGAATCTAATTCTTCCCCCTAAATGCTTGAGAGGGGAAATAATGTTTGTGAACGATGAAAGGATATTTTCTGTTCATGATCCTCGTGGATGCTGGCAATGGCAGTTGTAGACAGCAACGTTAAATTTTGCACTGCATTTACAACCATAATTGTAATTTGTTTCTTGAAGTCATTAGCAAAGAAATATCTTACTGTTGGTTTAAAGACAATGCTCAGATACAGATTAGAATGTCCTCGTTTATATTCTCCTTAACaaactactttatttttttttctttttttctccatctctgataaaaggaaaatacctCATCTCTATCCCCCTTGCCCTGTTCAGTTTTATGCCTGTGCATTAACACAGTGCCACATGGATTGGATTAATAACACAGCAGGAGAGAACTTATCTTAGAAGTATCCATTAGATTTGTTTCTGTGCAtaactaaaactttttttttaaaaagcacagcttGAAACAAAACAGTACTGATAAAATACACTTGAGCTGCCATGTTAAAATATCCAGCACCAGACTTATGGATTTGCAGAACAGGAACTTTGATCCTCTCCTCTtgtgagttttaaaaaaaaaagggggtgtatttttaaaaccccTTTGAAATGCTAATAATAGAACAGTAGACTGCAAATCAAAGACATGATCCTGGAGGGCCTAATGGATATACTATCGGCTGTTGAACTTATGATAGCAAATTGACAGATCCCTGGAAAAGGATGCAATTCCAAAATCTTTcaattttctgtctgaaaactCTGTATTTTTAGTTTGAAGCATAGTAGCTACTAAATCAACTTACCGATAATATTACTGAATTTTAAacttttggggggaaaaaaaaataataaaaaatttataacATTACTTATGTTTCAATTTCTTGCAGGCCAAAGAAGCCAAACGGTTAAAAGAATTCTTAGAAGATTATGATGATGACAGAGATGATCCAAAATACTACAGGTATGTCTTTGTATTGATTCCTAACaagaaaatctcttttttttccattttaatgcaATTGTGGGGTTTGTTGGCAGAGGCTTATGGAGGTTGTATTTGAGTGATTATGTGGCGATGTAAGGGTCATATAATTatctaaattatttcagtgtcaGTTGGTAAGTGCTATAGGGAAACTCCTTACAGTTCCTTGTTAATACTTGGGAGTAGCTGCTCCTTCCTATCACTTAACTTGTGGTTGAGGCAGAGAGAGGTCAGTGTAATGCCAAAATTAGGTGGCGGGGACAGAGAGAAGGGATCAAGCgtgcctcaaaaaaaaaaaaaatacaaggaagCTGTAAATTGTACGaagaacaagaacaaaagcTCGTTGACTCTATAAAGGATGGAGAGGATCCTTCAGCATGAACTTGCCTCAAACTAATTTAGCAAAACTGGTTCTTGTCAAGTAAAAacctataaaataatttattctttttctaagAAGTCTAAGATGATTGACAGTCACATTCTCTACATCTGTTTAATGGGATGGGGTGAATTCTGTATAGTAATGTAGGGAACTGGTACCTTAAATTCCTTTGGTACAAAAATAGAGGACACCAGATACTCTTAGGAATCCCATTTTCATTTAGTGGAAGATACATCTGTATCGGGTGTTGTACTGTGGTATAAGATTCTCCTTGGAATgttctttgaaatgcaaaatccATATCTTTTGTAGGGGTAGTGCTCTTCAGAAGAGGCTACgagacagggagaaagagatgGAAGCAGATGAACGGgataggaaaagggaaaaggaagaattagAAGAAATTAGGCAGCGCCTTCTGGCAGAAGGACACCCAGATCCAGATGCAGAACTCCAGAGGGTAAGTTGCTGTTGGTCtgacagggaaaaaagagcCTTTGGTGTTCTGGTGGTATTGAGCAAAATTGTGTAAGAGATCTGATagttaatattttctctgttcacttttcttaaaaagaagtcCAAATAAGCAGTAAGAatactggaaacaaaaaaagaaacaccaccaACTCTGAAGATATATGCTTGGATGgagtttgaaaacaaatttgtaTTAATCAGCATTTCTGATTATAATGACAGTAGTTGCAAGTATTTGTTCTTGACTAACTTATTTAGGAAACAGAGGATCTTTGAAAAGAATCTAAACAGTGCTGCTGTTgagaaagcttctttttttactAATTGTCTGTTTCATTGTAGATGGAGCAGGAGGCTGAGCGGCGTAGGCAGCCACAAATAAAGCAAGAGCCAGAgtctgaggaggaagaggaagaaaaggcagaaaaagaggaaaaaagagaagagccagaggaagaagaggaggagccTGAACAAAAGCCCTGCCTTAAACCAACTTTGCGACCCATCAGTTCTGCCCCATCTGTTTCTTCTGCTAGTGGAAATGCAACCCCTAACACACCTGGCGATGAATCGCCCTGTGGCATTATTATCCCTCATGAAAATTCACCTGAtcaacagcagccagaagagCATCGGCCCAAAATTGGACTTAGCCTCAAATTGGGCaagtttacattttattttaatgttccaTGTGgcatcagaataaaaaaaaggcaaaaaaaagctGCCAAGCTGAGTAGCAGCACAGTTTTCCAAATACATTAGATGTTTTGACATATTTATACCAAGTGTTTGTTACCTAGATGCTGTGTTTGATTTCTCCTATCCAGAAGATACGTTTTATACATCTGTTGTCTTCCAAaatctggaggggaaaaagggagagaagctTTGGCCTCCTCAAGGCTCAATTTTTTTTAGGAATGCTCTGAGCTGGGATTAGTTATTTCCACATGCTTTTTCAGCTTAATAGATCTCTAAATATCTCTTAAACCCATTGCTACTTTTCATTGATGTAAGGTTATGTTAGATTTAAGCCCTAGATACTTATTAAGTTTATTTACAAAGAgccttttaaaagaaggaaactgaaaattagattattttttcttcatcttagAGCAGCACAATGAATTTACGACAATTGCGAGTGGAACATAAGTGAATAGTTCCTTAGTACTTTGGCAATTTCctggggtttttaatttttttttctgagcagcagAACTAAGGATATTTGTATTCCAGAAGGGTTGTGcgtttattatttatttttattaaattatactGAGGCTGCAGTTTGAGCTCACACTGTGTTAGATCTTGAATGAAGAGAGACTATGGTATTAAGCTACCTGATTCATGTTTTTCCTATAGGTAGATTCATTGCAACCTTTCACTTATGTGCTCTGCCTCTGCTAAGGTTTGAACTCATGCTATAGTCCTCCCTCAGTGAGGGTGCTAATTGGTTTcaaggcagagaaagaggaccctatttttcaaaaatctcaAGCACACTCAGTTTGAGATCTTTacctctttttccatttttataacAGAGTTTGAGAGATTAAAATGCTGATGTTAGGCATTCACAGACATTTATATAACATATAAACCGATATTCCCTAAGAAATGTGTGAAAAGCAAACTAGCTTCAGTTGCAGTTTATGAATATGTTATTCTGTCTTTTGGGTTGGTAGGTGCCTGCAATAGTCCTAACCAGCCCAATGctgtaaaaaggaagaaacttgCTGTGGATAGCGTTTTCAATAAATTTGATGATGAAGACAGTGATGATGTGCCACGGAAAAGGAAACTTGTCCCCCTGGATTATGGAGAAGAAGATAAAAGCAATATCAAAGGCAGCGTCAATACCGAAGAAAAACGCAAACATATTAAGAGTCTCATTGAGAAGATTCCCACAGCAAAACCAGAGCTCTTTGCTTATCCTCTTGACTGGTCAA
It encodes:
- the RBM25 gene encoding RNA-binding protein 25 isoform X2 codes for the protein MSFPPHLNRPPMGIPTLPPGIPPPQFPGFPPPVPPGTPMIPVPMGIMAPAPTVLVPTTVSMVGKHLGARKDHPGLKNKENDENSGPTTTVFVGNISEKASDMLIRQLLAKCGLVLSWKRVQGASGKLQAFGFCEYKEPESTLRALRLLHDLQIGEKKLLVKVDAKTKAQLDEWKAKKKASNGNSRPETTNDDDEALDEETKRRDQIIKGAIEVLIREYSSELNAPSQESDSHPRKKKKEKKEDEDINAIEMEEDKRDLISREISKFRDTHKKLEEEKGKKEKERQEIEKERRERERERERERERREREREREREREKEKERERERERDRDRDRTKDRDRDRERDRDRDRDRERSSDRNKDRSRSREKSRDREREREREREREREREREREREREREREREREREREKDKKRDREEDEEDAYERRKLERKLREKEAAYQERLKNWEIRERKKSREYEKEAEREEERRREMAKEAKRLKEFLEDYDDDRDDPKYYRGSALQKRLRDREKEMEADERDRKREKEELEEIRQRLLAEGHPDPDAELQRMEQEAERRRQPQIKQEPESEEEEEEKAEKEEKREEPEEEEEEPEQKPCLKPTLRPISSAPSVSSASGNATPNTPGDESPCGIIIPHENSPDQQQPEEHRPKIGLSLKLGACNSPNQPNAVKRKKLAVDSVFNKFDDEDSDDVPRKRKLVPLDYGEEDKSNIKGSVNTEEKRKHIKSLIEKIPTAKPELFAYPLDWSIVDSTLMERRIRPWINKKIIEYIGEEEATLVDFVCSKVMAHSSPQSILDDVAMVLDEEAEVFIVKMWRLLIYETEAKKIGLVK
- the RBM25 gene encoding RNA-binding protein 25 isoform X1, giving the protein MSFPPHLNRPPMGIPTLPPGIPPPQFPGFPPPVPPGTPMIPVPMGIMAPAPTVLVPTTVSMVGKHLGARKDHPGLKNKENDENSGPTTTVFVGNISEKASDMLIRQLLAKCGLVLSWKRVQGASGKLQAFGFCEYKEPESTLRALRLLHDLQIGEKKLLVKVDAKTKAQLDEWKAKKKASNGNSRPETTNDDDEALDEETKRRDQIIKGAIEVLIREYSSELNAPSQESDSHPRKKKKEKKEDIFRRFPVAPLIPYPLITKEDINAIEMEEDKRDLISREISKFRDTHKKLEEEKGKKEKERQEIEKERRERERERERERERREREREREREREKEKERERERERDRDRDRTKDRDRDRERDRDRDRDRERSSDRNKDRSRSREKSRDREREREREREREREREREREREREREREREREREREKDKKRDREEDEEDAYERRKLERKLREKEAAYQERLKNWEIRERKKSREYEKEAEREEERRREMAKEAKRLKEFLEDYDDDRDDPKYYRGSALQKRLRDREKEMEADERDRKREKEELEEIRQRLLAEGHPDPDAELQRMEQEAERRRQPQIKQEPESEEEEEEKAEKEEKREEPEEEEEEPEQKPCLKPTLRPISSAPSVSSASGNATPNTPGDESPCGIIIPHENSPDQQQPEEHRPKIGLSLKLGACNSPNQPNAVKRKKLAVDSVFNKFDDEDSDDVPRKRKLVPLDYGEEDKSNIKGSVNTEEKRKHIKSLIEKIPTAKPELFAYPLDWSIVDSTLMERRIRPWINKKIIEYIGEEEATLVDFVCSKVMAHSSPQSILDDVAMVLDEEAEVFIVKMWRLLIYETEAKKIGLVK